The Castor canadensis chromosome X, mCasCan1.hap1v2, whole genome shotgun sequence genome includes a region encoding these proteins:
- the CXHXorf65 gene encoding uncharacterized protein CXorf65 homolog isoform X2 encodes MFIFIKHGDNRQFLANTNCSVLLLLHYIRKKMGLRKTDTIDLCDESGTMKLLFLTKTPADYASKFLTVRNTYYVCKVVRGAAGTRLENAYRAVVPLLKNPETELVEALRTQCDFLERSRVKMLRSLEAKKVAAVESSVNLPVRLKCSLAQHPPLPTSQLQTKSGRSHEVGPPPTRRPLYKSRADFLSRKGKHR; translated from the exons ATGTTCATCTTTATCAAACATGGAG ATAATCGTCAGTTTCTGGCCAATACCAATTGTTCTGTTCTCCTGTTGCTGCATTACATTCGCAAGAAAATGGGGTTGCGTAAAACAG ACACCATCGATTTGTGTGATGAATCAGGGACAATGAAGCTACTTTTTCTGACGAAGACCCCTGCAGACTATGCCAGCAAATTCCTTACAGTTCGAAACACCTACTATGTTTGTAAGGTGGTGCGTGGGGCAGCAG GAACCAGACTTGAGAATGCCTACAGAGCTGTTGTGCCCCTCCTGAAGAATCCAGAAACAGAGCTAGTTG AGGCACTACGCACACAATGTGACTTCCTGGAAAGGAGCAGAGTGAAGATGCTTAGAAGCCTAGAAGCCAAGAAAGTCGCTGCAGTTGAATCCTCTGTGAATCTCCCAGTAAGACTCAAGTGCAGCCTGGCCCAGCACCCCCCTCTTCCCACCAGCCAACTGCAG ACCAAATCAGGACGTTCTCATGAAGTTGGGCCCCCTCCTACCCGCAGACCACTCTATAAGTCCAGAGCAGACTTTCTCAGTAGGAAGGGTAAACATCGCTAA
- the CXHXorf65 gene encoding uncharacterized protein CXorf65 homolog isoform X1, with translation MFIFIKHGDNRQFLANTNCSVLLLLHYIRKKMGLRKTGTRLENAYRAVVPLLKNPETELVEALRTQCDFLERSRVKMLRSLEAKKVAAVESSVNLPTKSGRSHEVGPPPTRRPLYKSRADFLSRKGKHR, from the exons ATGTTCATCTTTATCAAACATGGAG ATAATCGTCAGTTTCTGGCCAATACCAATTGTTCTGTTCTCCTGTTGCTGCATTACATTCGCAAGAAAATGGGGTTGCGTAAAACAG GAACCAGACTTGAGAATGCCTACAGAGCTGTTGTGCCCCTCCTGAAGAATCCAGAAACAGAGCTAGTTG AGGCACTACGCACACAATGTGACTTCCTGGAAAGGAGCAGAGTGAAGATGCTTAGAAGCCTAGAAGCCAAGAAAGTCGCTGCAGTTGAATCCTCTGTGAATCTCCCA ACCAAATCAGGACGTTCTCATGAAGTTGGGCCCCCTCCTACCCGCAGACCACTCTATAAGTCCAGAGCAGACTTTCTCAGTAGGAAGGGTAAACATCGCTAA